DNA sequence from the Butyricimonas faecalis genome:
CGATGCCGAGGTGGTTGCCGGAGGGCAGTGCATCATTTCGGGAACGACCGAGCTGACGGACGGGGCCGCGGTGGAGGCGGCGCTCTATGCGATGTGGAGGAAATGTCCGAAGCAGATCCGAAAGAAGACATCTCTGACCTTTGTGGTCGGATGGGACGCCTGGGACGCGTATGACCAATATATCTCGGACAAGCAGGTCAAGTATTCCGAGAATACCGAGGTCAACCGCTATCGCTTCAAGGGCAAGCGCATCGTCCCGGTCGTGGGAATCCCCGAACACACGATGGTGCTCGGCGAGTTCTCCACCGGCATGGACTCCAACCTGTGGATGGGGGTGGATTACGCGAACGACACGGACATCCTGAAAATCGACCGTCTGCAGGCCAACTCCGAGCTGTTCTTTTTCCAGATGCGCATGAAAATGGACGTGAACATCGTCCGCCCGGCGGAGATCGTGGTCCATACCGCCTACAAGAAGAGCGAATAACACACCTTTCTTCATTCTCAATATCCACCCGGGGAGCGGAGGCAAGGCCCCGTTCCCCATTTTCATTCTACTGTTATGGCAAAGAAAATCAACACGGAGGAAACTCCGCAGACAGACAACAATAATATTCCTGCACCGGAGGCTCAGGCGGTGCCCGTTCCGGAAACGGCATCGGAAAACCTCGGGACAGGCGGCGAGACTGAAGACAGGCTGCCGGCCAAGACCGCGGGGAAAGGGAATGCAGGGTCGGAGGAGACGACAGAGCCTCACATCCTGTCCCTGTTGAAAAAGTTCCCGGCATATCCGTCGCTGTACATCGACACGCACGGAGGAACCTATGCGCCGGACACGGCGGCCGCCATCAGGGGCAAGGCCGTACTCTACAGGAATCCTTTCTACAACGAACTTAAAAAGAAATCATAATGGCACTCGGTAATGTATTTATCAAGGATGTGGACGGCAATATTCCTTACGATACCGGCTCGTCGGGCGAGAAGGTGACGGGACTGCTGTTCGACGTGTCCCTCCAGCCGACGCTTTTCACGGAGGGGTATGGTAAAACCAATGAGACCAGGCTCAAGCCTGGCGATGTCTGCTACATCACCTCGTTCAAGTCCGCCGTGAACGACTTCGGTATCATCGAACGTGTGGAGGCAACCGACGAGGAGGAGATGAATGTCAATTTCCTGCACGGCATCCCGGCATACCATATCCGTGAATTTTTCCGCATGTCCGGCAATCCGGGCGGTTCAGGAAAACTCTACGTGATGTTCGCGGACTGTTCGGCGAACTGGGATGCGCTGGAAATCATGCAGCGTGCTGCCGGGGGTATGATCAACCAGATAGGCATATGGACGGAACAGCCGCTGTGGAAAGCGAACGGCGCATCGGAACAATACAACCTCAATCTGGTAAAGGGGCTCAACGACGTGGCCGTGGGGCTTGCGGAGCAGAACCAGCCGCTCTCGCTCATCCTTTCCGCCAATCCTTCCAATACGGGGGCGGATACGACTGAGGGGCGTCAGATTGACCTGAATAAAATACCTTCATGCATCTGTGAATCAAGCCGTATCAGCTGTATATTCGGCCAGGCGCATCACGAAAAGATCTCCACGATGCAGATGTGCAACAGGAACCATACGCCCGTGGGATTTTTGGGAGCGGTTATGGGAGCCATAGCAAAGGCCAACGTGCACGAATCCATCGCATGGGTCAAGCAGTTCAATCTCTTCGCGGACGATTTCCAGGAAATAGAGTTGGGGTTCGGGGACATCAACCTCGACGAGGCAGAGGAGAACTTCCTCAGCCTGAACCGGTACGAGTCACTCTCCCCGTCACTGCTGGACGAACTCGACGATAAGGGGTATATTTTTCCCATCAAGTATGCCGGCCGCGAGAACGGGATCTACATCTCGAAAGACCAGACATGCTCACATGGGGATTTCCGTACCATTGCCCGGAACCGCACCATCAACAAGAGCCGCCGTGCCGTGCGTGCAGCCCTGCTGCCGTATGTGAACTCACCGCTGATGGTCAATCCTTCAACCGGGTTCCTCGCCCCGTCGAAGATTACAGCTTTCAAGACACTCATCGGGGATATACTGGCCAAGATGCAGGCGGCGCAGGAAATTTCAGGATACGCCGTCACTATCGACCCGAACCAGAACGTGTTGGTGGACGACACGCTGCGCATCTCCTATGTCCTTGTCCCGGTGGGCGTGGCCGTGAAGATTTATGTAGAGGAAGGACTGTCATTAACCGCAAATAAGACATAGCATATGGCAATAATCAACAATGTAGCATACTCGTGGTCGATGATAACCCTGTCATCGACCGCCCTGGGAATCGATGAAGGTTCCACGACCCTTGAAGGCGTGTCGGCCATCAAATGGTCGAAGAAGCGCAAGGTCGAAAGTAACTACGGCATGGGAGGACGGCCGGTGTCGAGGGGGTTCGGGAACATTACCTATACGGCGAGCATCACGATGGACTATGCCACGCAACAGCTGTTGCGTTCGGTGTACGGCTCGCTGCTCGAAATCGGCGAGTTCGACCTGATTATCAGCTTTGCCAACCCGATGGCCGGCGAGGACTGGACAACGACGACCGTAACGCTCAAAGGTTGCATCTTCACGGAGGATTGTCTCGAGTCACAGCAGGATGATACCAATATCACCCATGAATTCGATCTCAACCCGTTCGATATCCAAATCGGCTCGGGTGATACAATCTAAGCTGTCATGGATGTAACTTTCGAGGGGAAATCTTCTACCGGAAAGAACGAATGGCTCACGCCTCCCTGCCTGCTTCGGAGGCTGGGGCCGTTCGATTTGGATCCGTGTTCGCCCGTAAACCGCCCATGGGATACGGCGCGACATCACTATACCATTGAGGATGACGGCCTGCAACAACCCTGGTTCGGACGTGTGTTCTGCAATCCTCCCTATGACACTGCACTGATTGTCCGGTTTATCCGCAGGTGTGTCGAACACAGGAATGCCGTCGCGCTCACTTTTGCCCGCACGGACACGCGCCTGTTCCACGAACTGATATTCCCAAACGCCGATTCAATACTCTTTATCAAGGGACGGCTCAGTTTTTACCATGTTACGGGGGAACAGGGTGGTACGGCCGGAGCGCCGTCATGCCTGATCGCCTTCAACAAAGAAAATACCGCGGTTCTGGAAACATGCGGTATCGACGGGAAGTTGGTGAAGCCACGACTTCAATAGTCAACCATAAATTTGTTACATAATAACCCGTCTGTTTGCCGGATATTGACCTTGGCTGACAGACGGGATTTATGTATGGCAGACTTAAATCGAAATATGCGCTTCCTTATCGAATGACGTATGCTCGTTACTGAACACATAGCCCAACTGGTTGCATATGCACCGGGTGTTTCCGATGACCTTATTGATATTGCGGTGCGAGTGGCCATATATCCAGTATTCAATCGGGCTGTCTGCAATGAAACCGCCAAGCTCCACGGTAAATGCCCCATTGAGCGGACTGCCCTTGAACTCCGGCGCCATCAGTTCGAATGACGGTACATGATGAGTGGCGACAATGAGATGTCTGGCAGTACTTTGTTTTACGCTCTGTTCCAGAAAACGGAAACAGCGCGAATGTTCGTCATTGAACCTTGTCCAGTCCAGCGGTTCGCTGCCGTAACGCATCCTGCGGAAATCTGTGATGGCTGCCTCAGTTTCATAGGCATCCTGCAACAGGATATGTGACCACAGTGTGGTAGCGATCAATTCTATATCGTTACCCAATGGGATAACGGCATTATAGTGGCAGGTGATGTTTTCCCTGATTTTGAGCGACCAGCCGTTATACAGCTTGTCTATGTCGAACATCTTGTAAAACTCGTGGTTTCCGGGAACCACGATGACCCGGCTGTAATTTCCGGAAGCCCAGTCCCAGAACGGATGTCTGGAGTAGTTCTCATCTCCGATATATCCTATATCTCCGGCAAGGACAAGCACTTCTCCGGCAACAGCCAGCGGGTTGTGCTTCAAAAAACTGCTGTTCTCCCGAAACTCGAGATGCAGGTCGGATGCGTATTGGATTCTCATTGTTGTGTTATGAAATTGGCTTCAAGTTGTTCCAATAACTGTTCTCCGGAAATGCTTTTAAGTCCTGCCGATTTGAAAAAATCAGAGTTTGGCACTTCTTCTTTGACAGCCAGGCAAAACCTGTCAACATCTTGTTTAAGCGAATCAGGAACTTCGTAGGTGTCGGCAGGAGCAAGCATGGCAACCAGCCGGAATACATCTTTCTTGTGCTTGACGATATGTTTGCTGTCCACTTGTTCTCCATTGCTTTTCCGCTCGGTCATTTCTAAATAGGCCCTGCATTTCAGACAGATAAGACTTTCAATGTTCGCAATATGTACGCCCTCCTCCAACGTGCTGTGTTCAATGGTATAATTATAATAGTCATCATCCATCAAAATGGCTGACAGACTTGACAGGTCATCATCAACCGGAATGGGGGTAATGTGGGCATCGTCCGGGAATTTGACAACCCCGATATTTCGTGAAAAGAGTTCTATCTGATACGGGAAATCCGGATTTCCCGGTTCCTTGAACCTGTAATATTCATGCCTGCATTCCCCGTTCCCGGTTCCCTTATTCCTTTGTCTGTACCCTGCGGTTTTTACAAACTCCCAGAATTTTGCAGCAAAATCCGAAGACAGCGCCTCCACAATCAGTATAATGTCTATGTCCTTGGTCGCCCTTGGAGTTTGTGCATATATTTCTTCATGCATTTCACAGGCAGTACCACCTATGATGACATAGTTTCCTTCATATCCGGTGAAAAACTCCCTGAATTTATCAATTCCTCTTACCATATCATATTATTTATCATAGTTTCCAATTCTATTTGAATGCGTTCATCATCCATATCCTTCATGGCCAGAAATAAAGACAATTTGTCTACAATGCCGTTTTTTGAGAAAAAACATGGATTGTAACGCCATATCTCTATGCGGGTCTCGCCATATTCCTTGTCTGTCCGGATTTGCAACCGTCGAGCTTCTTCTTTTGCAATGGCATAAGTGTCATTTTTTTCCTTGTTCAGCATTGAATATTCCGACAAGGCATTTACTCCACTAATACAAAATACTTCATCAGGCAGACTATCGGTATATACAATCCGCTCGATGGGGTTCGCCAGGAACGGCAACATCCTGTCCCATAATTCACGCTTTTTGAACTGAAATATCATACTCTTTGTCTTGCCGCCGGATAAAGCGATAACTTCTTTATCTTTCAGCCATCTGACCGCCCGGTTTACATTGGCATACGACACGTTGAAAAGATCTGCAATATCATAAGTTCCTTTCCCTTCGAGAGACTTTACTTCAAGATGATAAAGGATTATGCATTGGGCAATTGCAGGAATCTGCGTTTCTTCACCTCCCCCGATATTATTTTTATGCGGTTTCAAATCTATCAACAAATCCGGTATGAACATTTGCTTTTGCGGTATGATGAAATTTACACGATGTCTGACAAGACGCCGTACATTATAGGCCGCCACTGTACGCAATACAAATATTACCGGGCATTGGGCTTTTCGCTCAACCAGTTCTTTTTGTTTCCGCATCTGCCCCGGAGTATATGCAGAACTGTCTGCACTATACAGAAGAACTACGTCATGCCCCAACAAGTTAGCCGTACAAAATGTATAACCGGCAGTAATATTGGCTGGGAATGTATGCAAGACATCCTTTTCGACCGGCCTGATGTCCGCCCTCAAATCAAGCAATTCAGCGATGTACCGGCTTGTCACATCTATAAAATCATCTATTTTGCACATAATCATTTATGTTTGAGAATATGCAAAATTAACGATTATATACTATATATCAAAGAAATATATGAAATATATTCAGCGAAATTTCCTTTAAAGACTGATCTGGGAATATCAGGAGCAAAGAAGTTTTTTGTATAACATATGGATTACAAGTGAATAAGAACCGTGTCTTCAACCTTTCCACGATTCTTTGTCCTACTCTTTCGGTGAATCAAAACAAATTCGATATGGACGAAAAAATGCTTTCATTGGAACAGGAGATCAAGATCAAGGAAAAAGCCCTCAAACTGAAAGAGGAGAAGAAACTCCGCAAGATTTGTCCGATGGTCGTTTTCGGAGACACCGCAAACGGCGAGAAAGAGATTTATGTGGCCTACATGTCCGAACCGAGCTTTCCGCAGTTCAGCAAATTCATGGCCGCTTCCAAAAAGGACGAGGTAATCGCCATGCGCACGTTGGCCCGCGACTGCTTCGTGGACGGAGATAAGGAACTCGTGGACGACGAGTCGCTCTTCCTGTTCGGTCTGATGGGACAGCTTTCCGAGCTGATCACCACCCGCCAGAGTGTCCTGGTAAACTTATAAGCCGGTGGGTAGTGACCGACGAGCAGCGCATCCGCCAGCGGATGATCTATGTCCGCCACTACTTTCCCGGCGTCAACCTCGACACGATTTCCGACGAGGAGTTCGCGATGCTTTCCGAAGAGGCGTTGTGGCTGCACGAGCAGATGCTCATCAGCCGTATGCCCGTTCCGATGTCATTGCCGGAGAGGACTCCTTGACCTGCCGCCGTAAGCTTCCGGTTTGCGGCGGCCTTCGTTTCATAATCTCCGCCCTTGCGGAAAGACTATTCTTTTAACGCAGTACCCATTACCATGGCTCAGGAACAGAACTATCAGGTCAACTACTCCATCAACGTGGATGCCTCTCAGGGCACCAAGCAGGTTATCGCCTTCGGTGAGGCGGTAGGCAAGCTGGTACAGGCGAAAGCGTCCCTGACTCCGGCCGTCACGAACATCAAGAATATGATGGACGAGATAGACCGCGTGTTCCGCACCAAGAACGGCAAGAAACGTAATTTCGATTACCGCCTGACCATCGATACGAAAAAAAGCGAAGAGAAGCTGGAACGTATCAAGGGGTTACTCACGGATATTTCCACGCTTTCCAAAGGCATCAGCCTGACCATCAATGCCGGTCAGGCTTTGGACAGCAAGAAAATCAAGGCCAACGCCAAAAGCCTTTACGAGAAAAAGGCTGCCGAGATGCGCAAAGCGGAGATCGAAAAGAATGCCGCCTCGTCCGTTGGCACGATGGCAGACGCACAGAAACGCATTACCAAAGCCATCGGGAAAATCAACTCCGCCCTGGTTTCCATGGAACGTGACCGGGAACTGCAAATCAAGACCGGGACGGCGGAAAACAGGTTGCAGCAGATACTTTCCCTATTGGGTCGTATCAAAAGTGCTTCTGTCATTTCTTTCAACATGCAGGGAGGCATACCATCCGAAGGACTCACACCTTCCGTTCCGGTGCCATATGCTCCGCAGGCCTTCGTAATGCCCGAAAAGGCCCGGCAAAAACTGATGGAACGGCTTTATGCAGGACAGCAGCTGCATCGCCAGAAACTGGTCCACGCGGAGGAGCTCTTTACCGCAGACCAGCGCCGTAAGGCGGCTCTGGCAGAAACCGCCGCGGCGGAAAAGCGGCGTGCCGATGAAGCGCGGGCTAAAGAACGGGAGTGCAAGAATGCCGCCCGTGCTGCGGAGAAAATACGCCGGCAGGCAGAACAGGCACGCCGTAAGGCAGAAACGGAACGTATAAAGGCCGAGCAGGCTGCAAGACGGCAGGAACAGCGCAATGCGATGCAGTCCGTCAGGCTCATGCAGCGGGAACATACTGCAGCCGGTACGCTCTACCGCAGTAAACGCCGTGCCGCCATCAACCGTATCCAGTATTCGAAAGCGCCGTCACTCAGGAACCTCCCGTTCGCTTCGATGCTCAATGCCTATATGGGTTACAGCCTGATCCGTTCGGAACTGACGAAGGCCATCGACTATTCCAACATCATGGAATCGGCACATTCCATCCTCCGTGTGGCGGACAGCGACCTCAAGACATTCGAGACCCGTTTTGACAGTATGGCCCGTCATGTCCGTAAAATCGGCATCGACACGAAATACACAGCCGTGGAGATTGCCGGTGCCGTCAAATACCTGTCGATGGCGGGCATGAATATCGAGACAATCAACAAGTCCATCCGCCCGATCACGAACCTGGCACTTATCGGTGACAACGACGTGTCGTATATCGCCGACCTGGCCACGAACATCATGGCCGGTTATGATATCCATAACGACAGCATGGACAGCGTGGCGGACATTATCTCCTCCACCATTTCCCGCTCGAATGTGAATATCGTGGAGATGGCGGAGTCATACAAGATGGCTGCCGGTTACCTGCGTATGGCGGGCGTGGACTTCACGGAAAGCAGTGCCGCCATCGGTCTTTTGGGCAATATGGGTCTGAAGGGAACGCTGGCGGGAACCTCGTTGCGTGCTCTTTCCACACGTTTTGCCAAACCTACCAAGGAGGCACAGGAAGTTCTGGACCGCCTGGGCATCCGGTTCACGGAAATGCGCGACATCGAGGGGGTGCAGGTCGAGAAACTCCGTCCTATAGCGGACATTTTCGAGGAATTGAACAAGAAGGGCGCGTCGATGGCGGATGTCCAGGCAATCTTCGGGAAAATTGGCGGTAACGCGGCGATGATGTTCCTGAAGAACTACGACAAACTACGAGAACTGACTTCATATAACCGGGGGTCCCAGGGCGTTTCCTCAGAACTGGCATTGGTAAAGCAGAATACGACCAAGGGATTGTGGGCGCAGGTGACCTCCCAGCTGACCGAAGGGTTCATGCAGGCATACGAGGTGTTGGAACCCTCTATCCGCACTGTGCTCCGCACTTTTCTGGCAAAGTTCAAGGCTCCGGAATTTACCCGTGGCCTGGTGTCCATCGGGAATGCCTTGTTGGACATCTTCACCGTGATCGGCAATATCGGCGCATGGGTGACCCGCAATTTCCATTGGATAGACCCGCTTGTCTTTACAGGCGTTGTCGCGACCCGGCTGTTCAAGGTGGCGGGAGCCCTGACGAATATCGGCATCGCCATGGGGTTTATCGGCAAACAGTCTGCGGCCACGACATCAATCAGTGCCGTGCAGGGGCTGCTGGGGGCGGGTGGTATCGGTAAGGTTTCGTTTGCCCAGAAGCGGGCCATCGTGTCGGCCATGCAGTCCGCAGGCGTGGCGGGACGGGGAGCGATGAACCGCGCCTTGATGGCCGGGGGCGGTGTCATCGGAGCCAAAGGAGTCCTGCAGTCGCTGTTTGCCACACAGGTGGCTACCGGCAGCGGACTGACCGGTGCTGCCGCCTCGTTGAGTGCCATCAGTACAGGCGCGGTTGCCGCCACGGCAGGTATAGCCGCATTGGTCGGGACTTTGGGATGGGTGGCTTACAAGACCTGGAAGATAAAGGAGGCGAAGGATGCCGTACTGGAAGAGATCGAATCGAACCGCAAGTACCGTTATCCGTCCATAGAGGCACTTTACTCCTCCCTGAGCGAGACCTATAACATGGCTGTCAAGACAAAGCGTGCCGTGGACGAGGTCGTTGCCGGCAAAAGTATCGAAGAGGCTTCGGGACATAAAATCGGAGCCTTCACATCCAACTGGTGGGCCGGGTTCTTGGGGGAATTTGCCATCGCTTCATCTGAGGGGATGGTATCGCGAGACCATGTGTATAACATGGACAAAGCCCGTCAGGATGACATAAGGGATGCGCTTGTCACCCTTGCCAAACGCGACAGCCAGACACGTATCGATGCCGCGTACGCCGAGTTCGGGAAGATGGGTACGGTATTGGAAGTGGACGCTTTCCTCAAGACGGTAAAGGAGCGTTTCGGGCAACAGGAGAAGGATCTCGACAAGTCTTTGTGGCGTATGCAGGATGGCAAGGCCGTCTATGTGAATGATATCGGGGACAGGTCGGAAGCGGTTGCCGCCCGCACATACGACTATGCCCGGTACATGAACACGCAGACCGTTCCGGAGATTGTGCGTGCCGCCACCGCTTATCGGAATGCCATATCGAGTGCCGCCAATGCGCATGAGCTGATGCGTAAGGGAGGGTTCGACTTTGACCAGTTCAGGGCCTGGGGATTCGAGCAGGACGAAAACGGGCTATGGAAACAGCGGGCACTGGGGCAGAACGCCACCGATGCGCAGCGTATAGACAACATCGCGCATCGCAAGCTGGCACATACGACACTCGTGAAGTTCTTTTCATCGCTCCGGCAGACTTTCGGAGGTTCGGCGGAGGCAGCCGAGAACATCCTCCGCGTGGCGGGCTTCACTCCCGACCAGTACGGCAACGAACCGGATTCCAACGATACACGTCCGTTTGCTGCCAACCCGATTACCAACACGCATCTGGATGACGGAGGGGCCGGCGGCAACTATTCCGGCACGGGGCGGTTGTCCTCGGCGGCACCTAAACAGGTCATCGTGAACATAGAGAGCCTGCTCAGTGTCAGGACCATCGACCTGATGAAGTCGAAGGAGGGGCAGACGGAAGAGATACAGAACCTGAAAGAACAACTGGCACAGGCGCTCATCGATGTCGTGCATGACTTCGATGCCTCCTGGAACGCATAAAATGAAAGGATTATGGGAAGACTGATACAAATCGCGGCCTCGACTTTGTTGAGCGGAGGCATACTCAACCACGGTTCGCTTGGCGGATACATCAGCAACGCCACGCGTCTGGCGTTG
Encoded proteins:
- a CDS encoding DUF2586 family protein; this encodes MALGNVFIKDVDGNIPYDTGSSGEKVTGLLFDVSLQPTLFTEGYGKTNETRLKPGDVCYITSFKSAVNDFGIIERVEATDEEEMNVNFLHGIPAYHIREFFRMSGNPGGSGKLYVMFADCSANWDALEIMQRAAGGMINQIGIWTEQPLWKANGASEQYNLNLVKGLNDVAVGLAEQNQPLSLILSANPSNTGADTTEGRQIDLNKIPSCICESSRISCIFGQAHHEKISTMQMCNRNHTPVGFLGAVMGAIAKANVHESIAWVKQFNLFADDFQEIELGFGDINLDEAEENFLSLNRYESLSPSLLDELDDKGYIFPIKYAGRENGIYISKDQTCSHGDFRTIARNRTINKSRRAVRAALLPYVNSPLMVNPSTGFLAPSKITAFKTLIGDILAKMQAAQEISGYAVTIDPNQNVLVDDTLRISYVLVPVGVAVKIYVEEGLSLTANKT
- a CDS encoding DNA N-6-adenine-methyltransferase — translated: MDVTFEGKSSTGKNEWLTPPCLLRRLGPFDLDPCSPVNRPWDTARHHYTIEDDGLQQPWFGRVFCNPPYDTALIVRFIRRCVEHRNAVALTFARTDTRLFHELIFPNADSILFIKGRLSFYHVTGEQGGTAGAPSCLIAFNKENTAVLETCGIDGKLVKPRLQ
- a CDS encoding metallophosphoesterase — protein: MRIQYASDLHLEFRENSSFLKHNPLAVAGEVLVLAGDIGYIGDENYSRHPFWDWASGNYSRVIVVPGNHEFYKMFDIDKLYNGWSLKIRENITCHYNAVIPLGNDIELIATTLWSHILLQDAYETEAAITDFRRMRYGSEPLDWTRFNDEHSRCFRFLEQSVKQSTARHLIVATHHVPSFELMAPEFKGSPLNGAFTVELGGFIADSPIEYWIYGHSHRNINKVIGNTRCICNQLGYVFSNEHTSFDKEAHISI
- a CDS encoding phage tail tape measure protein; its protein translation is MAQEQNYQVNYSINVDASQGTKQVIAFGEAVGKLVQAKASLTPAVTNIKNMMDEIDRVFRTKNGKKRNFDYRLTIDTKKSEEKLERIKGLLTDISTLSKGISLTINAGQALDSKKIKANAKSLYEKKAAEMRKAEIEKNAASSVGTMADAQKRITKAIGKINSALVSMERDRELQIKTGTAENRLQQILSLLGRIKSASVISFNMQGGIPSEGLTPSVPVPYAPQAFVMPEKARQKLMERLYAGQQLHRQKLVHAEELFTADQRRKAALAETAAAEKRRADEARAKERECKNAARAAEKIRRQAEQARRKAETERIKAEQAARRQEQRNAMQSVRLMQREHTAAGTLYRSKRRAAINRIQYSKAPSLRNLPFASMLNAYMGYSLIRSELTKAIDYSNIMESAHSILRVADSDLKTFETRFDSMARHVRKIGIDTKYTAVEIAGAVKYLSMAGMNIETINKSIRPITNLALIGDNDVSYIADLATNIMAGYDIHNDSMDSVADIISSTISRSNVNIVEMAESYKMAAGYLRMAGVDFTESSAAIGLLGNMGLKGTLAGTSLRALSTRFAKPTKEAQEVLDRLGIRFTEMRDIEGVQVEKLRPIADIFEELNKKGASMADVQAIFGKIGGNAAMMFLKNYDKLRELTSYNRGSQGVSSELALVKQNTTKGLWAQVTSQLTEGFMQAYEVLEPSIRTVLRTFLAKFKAPEFTRGLVSIGNALLDIFTVIGNIGAWVTRNFHWIDPLVFTGVVATRLFKVAGALTNIGIAMGFIGKQSAATTSISAVQGLLGAGGIGKVSFAQKRAIVSAMQSAGVAGRGAMNRALMAGGGVIGAKGVLQSLFATQVATGSGLTGAAASLSAISTGAVAATAGIAALVGTLGWVAYKTWKIKEAKDAVLEEIESNRKYRYPSIEALYSSLSETYNMAVKTKRAVDEVVAGKSIEEASGHKIGAFTSNWWAGFLGEFAIASSEGMVSRDHVYNMDKARQDDIRDALVTLAKRDSQTRIDAAYAEFGKMGTVLEVDAFLKTVKERFGQQEKDLDKSLWRMQDGKAVYVNDIGDRSEAVAARTYDYARYMNTQTVPEIVRAATAYRNAISSAANAHELMRKGGFDFDQFRAWGFEQDENGLWKQRALGQNATDAQRIDNIAHRKLAHTTLVKFFSSLRQTFGGSAEAAENILRVAGFTPDQYGNEPDSNDTRPFAANPITNTHLDDGGAGGNYSGTGRLSSAAPKQVIVNIESLLSVRTIDLMKSKEGQTEEIQNLKEQLAQALIDVVHDFDASWNA